One genomic window of Malaciobacter molluscorum LMG 25693 includes the following:
- the lptA gene encoding lipopolysaccharide transport periplasmic protein LptA yields the protein MKKLFILLFFTASILMATSNKLIIDAKKFEGNDGKGVSIFTGDVKLRKQQDKLDSDRLEVYMSKKNANQKRVPLRYVAIGNVTFTIISQNNKQYEGKGNKVIYYPQEDRYVIIGNGFIKEKVEDRKVYGDKIFIDQKTGEAKVNGTDNKPVRFIINLEDNKKDNGTKK from the coding sequence ATGAAAAAATTATTTATATTACTGTTTTTTACAGCATCTATATTAATGGCAACTTCAAATAAATTAATAATTGATGCTAAGAAATTTGAAGGTAATGATGGGAAAGGTGTATCAATTTTTACAGGTGATGTTAAATTAAGAAAACAGCAAGATAAATTAGACTCTGATAGATTAGAAGTATATATGTCTAAAAAAAATGCAAATCAAAAAAGAGTACCTTTAAGATATGTAGCTATAGGTAATGTTACTTTTACGATTATTTCTCAAAATAATAAACAATATGAAGGTAAAGGTAATAAAGTAATATATTATCCACAAGAAGATAGATATGTTATTATTGGTAATGGATTTATTAAAGAAAAAGTTGAAGATAGAAAAGTTTATGGAGATAAAATATTTATTGATCAAAAAACTGGTGAAGCAAAAGTAAATGGAACTGATAATAAACCAGTTAGATTTATTATTAATTTAGAAGATAATAAAAAAGATAATGGGACAAAAAAATAA
- a CDS encoding KdsC family phosphatase, producing the protein MIELVVLDVDGTLTDGKITYTNSLDELKSFDVADGLAIATWTKVMGKKAAIITGRTSKIVEKRAGDLNITHLYQKVHNKHEVLQEILDKEGLSWTQVAVIGDDLNDYKMLKKAQLSFTPANGSHYLKDFVNVICKNSGGNGAVREMIEYIVKKDNLEEEFLKAWL; encoded by the coding sequence ATGATTGAACTTGTTGTTTTAGACGTTGATGGTACATTGACAGATGGCAAAATAACTTATACAAATAGTTTAGATGAATTAAAATCATTTGATGTTGCAGATGGTTTAGCTATTGCTACTTGGACGAAAGTGATGGGCAAAAAAGCAGCAATTATTACAGGTAGAACTTCTAAAATAGTTGAAAAAAGAGCTGGTGATTTAAATATTACACATTTATATCAAAAGGTTCATAATAAGCATGAAGTTTTACAAGAAATTCTTGATAAAGAAGGTCTTTCATGGACTCAAGTTGCAGTAATTGGTGATGATTTAAATGATTATAAGATGTTAAAAAAAGCGCAATTGTCTTTTACCCCTGCAAATGGGAGTCACTATTTAAAAGATTTTGTAAATGTAATATGTAAAAATAGTGGTGGAAATGGTGCAGTACGAGAGATGATTGAATATATTGTAAAAAAAGATAATTTAGAAGAGGAGTTTTTAAAAGCATGGTTATAA
- the hisB gene encoding imidazoleglycerol-phosphate dehydratase HisB, with amino-acid sequence MVELNRKTKETDIKCKLDINGSGNSKIDTGIGFFDHMLEALSKHSGIDIELLCKGDLHIDFHHSVEDCGIVLGKALKEAIFPIQAVERYGNATVVMDEAAVTCALDLSNRPFLVYTLDIKDKVGDFDVELAEEFFNAFIMNAGLTCHIIYERGKNKHHILEAAFKSVAVALRRAMMKNEKLGIPSTKGIL; translated from the coding sequence ATGGTTGAGTTGAATAGAAAAACAAAAGAGACTGATATAAAATGTAAACTTGACATTAATGGTTCTGGTAATAGTAAAATTGATACAGGAATTGGATTTTTTGATCATATGCTTGAAGCATTGTCAAAACATAGTGGAATTGATATTGAATTATTATGTAAAGGTGATTTGCATATTGATTTTCATCATAGTGTAGAAGATTGTGGAATTGTTTTAGGTAAAGCTTTAAAAGAAGCAATATTCCCTATTCAAGCAGTTGAAAGATATGGTAATGCTACTGTTGTTATGGACGAAGCAGCAGTTACATGTGCACTTGATTTAAGTAATAGACCCTTTTTAGTTTATACGTTAGATATAAAAGACAAAGTGGGTGATTTTGATGTCGAATTAGCAGAAGAGTTTTTTAATGCTTTTATAATGAATGCAGGACTTACTTGCCATATAATATATGAAAGAGGTAAAAACAAACATCATATTTTAGAAGCAGCATTTAAATCAGTTGCTGTTGCACTAAGAAGAGCAATGATGAAAAATGAGAAATTAGGAATACCTAGTACAAAAGGTATTTTATGA
- a CDS encoding septal ring lytic transglycosylase RlpA family protein, translating to MVASTFLFTGCFSSYSNGGYYGGSSGNYSGYRKIPHQQMKNSKAMHRATMRPYQIDGKWYYPTVAKVSDVQTGIASWYGPNFHARRTSNGEIYDMYAMTAAHKTLPMNTMVRVDNLENRRSVVVRINDRGPFVSGRIIDLSNKAARSIDMVKKGTAKVKLTVLGFHGKIAKSETEKKEVMSVGKYYVQVGAFRRYEGAKITQRKFENIIGKNYKVIIKEGYFEDKPINRVWVSGFRSEEEATDFKKRLGINGAMIIAH from the coding sequence ATGGTTGCATCTACCTTTTTATTTACAGGATGTTTCTCTTCTTATTCAAATGGGGGATATTATGGTGGTTCATCTGGAAATTATTCTGGATATAGAAAAATACCACACCAACAAATGAAAAACTCAAAAGCAATGCATAGAGCAACTATGAGACCTTATCAAATTGATGGAAAATGGTATTATCCAACAGTTGCAAAAGTAAGTGATGTTCAAACTGGTATTGCTTCTTGGTATGGACCAAATTTTCATGCAAGAAGAACATCAAATGGTGAAATTTATGATATGTATGCAATGACAGCTGCACATAAAACTTTGCCTATGAATACAATGGTTAGAGTTGATAATCTTGAAAATAGACGTTCTGTTGTTGTAAGAATTAATGATAGAGGACCTTTTGTTAGTGGAAGAATTATAGATTTATCAAATAAAGCAGCAAGATCTATAGATATGGTAAAAAAAGGAACAGCAAAAGTTAAACTTACTGTTCTTGGTTTTCATGGAAAAATTGCAAAATCAGAAACAGAGAAAAAAGAAGTTATGTCTGTTGGAAAATATTATGTACAAGTTGGTGCATTTAGAAGATATGAGGGTGCAAAAATTACTCAAAGAAAATTTGAAAATATTATAGGTAAAAATTATAAAGTGATAATTAAAGAAGGTTACTTTGAAGACAAACCAATAAATAGAGTTTGGGTAAGTGGATTTAGAAGTGAAGAAGAAGCAACAGACTTTAAAAAACGATTAGGAATCAATGGTGCAATGATTATTGCACATTAA
- a CDS encoding lytic transglycosylase domain-containing protein, with protein sequence MFKIALFLFILVNFTFASLIGANYNQRDLQILEDLDIKSSFITDYKLQKTYENLLREHNQNHYVKKLTDASLFVPNIKKILRDEKVPAVFLYMAMAESDFTIDAKSNVKAMGIWQFMYGTGKHYDLDINLYVDERMDLVKSTKAAATYLKHLHKTFGKWYLAAIAYNCGEGRVIEGLTRATIDKYVDEHPKQKYNKKIQEFRKIIYYYQRGGEPFYKLRRVYNEVQKWGISLDIDELLEVQSKINRQYIPSESRMYIRKIIALGMMNNQSFITENNNAHLLNIGATSSVATISVKGGLHLRSISTAVGIDYNELKNLNRHLKLQIVPPYVKKYDIYIPYSRLARYQANKDLIKDSRYLVYVVKRGDSLHSIGKKYHVSYKIIKDFNKLHSNLLSLKQKLIIPITTSSKLSSSKLVLANKKIVRKRSVVYKVKNGDTLYSIAKKYKIDLKKLMSDNKLESNFINIGDKIVIKK encoded by the coding sequence TTGTTTAAAATAGCTTTATTTTTATTTATATTAGTTAATTTTACTTTTGCATCTTTAATTGGTGCAAATTATAACCAAAGAGATTTACAAATATTAGAAGACTTAGATATTAAGTCTTCTTTTATTACTGATTATAAACTACAAAAAACATATGAAAATTTATTAAGAGAACATAATCAAAATCATTATGTAAAAAAACTTACAGATGCTTCGCTGTTTGTTCCAAATATAAAAAAAATACTTAGGGATGAAAAAGTTCCTGCAGTTTTTTTATATATGGCTATGGCTGAATCTGATTTTACTATTGATGCTAAATCAAATGTAAAAGCAATGGGAATTTGGCAATTTATGTATGGAACTGGTAAACATTATGATTTAGATATAAATTTGTATGTTGATGAAAGAATGGATTTAGTAAAATCTACTAAAGCAGCAGCTACTTATTTAAAACATTTACATAAAACATTTGGAAAATGGTATTTGGCTGCAATTGCTTATAATTGTGGTGAAGGAAGAGTTATTGAAGGTCTTACAAGAGCTACAATTGATAAGTATGTAGATGAACATCCAAAACAAAAATATAATAAAAAAATTCAAGAATTTAGAAAAATTATATATTATTATCAAAGAGGTGGCGAACCCTTTTATAAATTAAGAAGAGTTTATAATGAAGTTCAAAAATGGGGAATTTCTTTAGATATAGATGAACTTCTTGAAGTTCAAAGTAAAATTAATAGACAATATATTCCAAGTGAAAGTAGAATGTATATAAGAAAAATTATTGCACTTGGAATGATGAATAATCAAAGTTTTATTACAGAAAATAATAATGCGCATCTTTTAAATATTGGTGCTACTTCATCTGTTGCAACTATTAGTGTAAAAGGTGGACTTCATTTAAGATCTATTTCAACTGCTGTTGGAATTGATTATAATGAATTAAAAAATTTAAATAGACATTTAAAACTACAAATTGTTCCACCTTATGTTAAAAAATATGATATTTATATTCCTTATAGTAGGCTTGCAAGATATCAAGCAAATAAAGATTTAATAAAAGATAGTAGGTATTTAGTATATGTTGTTAAAAGAGGAGATTCTTTACATAGTATTGGTAAAAAGTATCATGTTTCATATAAAATTATAAAAGATTTCAATAAACTTCATTCTAATCTTTTATCTTTAAAACAAAAATTAATTATACCAATTACAACTTCATCAAAACTATCTTCAAGTAAATTAGTTTTGGCAAATAAAAAGATTGTTAGAAAAAGAAGTGTAGTATATAAAGTTAAAAATGGAGATACTTTGTATTCTATTGCAAAAAAATATAAAATAGATTTAAAAAAATTAATGAGTGATAATAAACTTGAATCAAATTTTATAAATATTGGAGATAAAATTGTTATCAAAAAGTAG
- a CDS encoding TatD family hydrolase: MIIIDTHCHLDNEQYYEDIETVISNALDSNVKGFLIPGADPKDLPRAVELAEKYDEVYFSVGVHPYDANAFDLEIMKKYVTHPKCIAVGECGLDYFRLPESEIDKEEEIKLQKDVFIKQIEFAKEVRKPLIVHVRDASNDSKKLLLDYNAKEVGGVLHCFNADEQLISLANENFYFGIGGVLTFKNARKLIQVFPKIPKEKIIIETDGPYLTPHPYRGKRNEPAYTTLVAQKISELLEISLEEVETFTTNNAKTLFKEFSNIN, from the coding sequence ATCATAATTATTGATACACACTGTCATCTAGATAATGAACAATATTATGAAGATATTGAAACTGTAATATCTAATGCTTTAGATTCAAATGTAAAAGGTTTTTTAATACCTGGAGCCGATCCTAAAGATTTACCACGTGCTGTTGAATTAGCTGAAAAGTATGATGAAGTATATTTTTCAGTAGGAGTTCATCCTTATGATGCGAATGCATTTGATTTAGAAATAATGAAAAAGTATGTAACTCATCCTAAATGTATAGCTGTTGGCGAATGCGGATTAGATTATTTTAGATTACCTGAATCTGAAATTGATAAAGAAGAAGAGATAAAATTACAAAAAGATGTTTTTATAAAACAAATTGAGTTTGCTAAAGAAGTTAGAAAACCTTTAATTGTGCATGTAAGAGATGCTTCTAATGACTCTAAAAAGTTATTATTAGATTATAATGCAAAGGAAGTAGGTGGTGTCTTGCATTGCTTTAATGCAGATGAACAATTAATAAGTTTGGCAAATGAAAATTTTTATTTTGGGATAGGTGGAGTTTTAACTTTCAAAAATGCAAGAAAGTTAATTCAAGTTTTTCCTAAAATACCAAAAGAAAAAATTATTATAGAAACAGATGGACCATATTTAACTCCTCATCCTTATAGAGGTAAAAGAAATGAACCAGCATATACAACTTTGGTGGCTCAAAAAATTTCAGAATTACTTGAAATAAGCCTTGAAGAAGTTGAAACTTTTACTACAAATAATGCAAAAACCTTATTTAAGGAGTTCTCTAATATAAATTAG
- the hslU gene encoding ATP-dependent protease ATPase subunit HslU has product MDLTPKQIVEYLDDYIIGQDNAKKTIALALRNRFRRMQVEPALQEEIMPKNILMIGSTGVGKTEIARRLAKMMGLPFVKVEASKYTEVGFVGRDVESMIRDLVYESINLVTKEYEEKIADKIGDEVNKQIIEKLVPPLPEGASESAKESFIKTYNKMEEKLLSGQLDDKKIEIELPKKTHVEIIDSSMPMDMTSMQESLSKMLGGLNKEKVKKEVSIKDAKVLLKDVASEKLLDQEAIKIEAIKRAENGGIIFLDEIDKIATSSKTQNQDPSKEGVQRDLLPIVEGSSVQTKFGQVKTDHILFIAAGAFHVSKPSDLLPELQGRFPLRVELNSLDEEALYKILTNTKNSLLRQYKALLEVEGVTLEFKDEAIRAFAKYSVSANEKTEDIGARRLHTVIEKVIEDISFSADEKKGETIIIDEALVEEKLDDIVENEDTARYIL; this is encoded by the coding sequence ATGGATTTAACTCCTAAACAAATTGTTGAATATTTAGACGATTATATTATTGGTCAAGATAATGCAAAAAAGACAATTGCATTAGCACTACGAAATAGATTTAGAAGAATGCAAGTTGAGCCAGCCTTACAAGAAGAAATTATGCCTAAAAATATTCTAATGATTGGAAGTACAGGTGTAGGTAAAACTGAAATTGCTAGAAGATTGGCAAAAATGATGGGACTTCCTTTTGTAAAAGTTGAAGCGAGTAAATATACAGAAGTTGGTTTTGTTGGAAGAGATGTAGAATCAATGATAAGAGATTTAGTTTATGAATCGATTAATCTTGTAACAAAAGAGTATGAAGAAAAAATTGCAGATAAAATTGGTGATGAAGTAAATAAACAAATTATTGAAAAATTAGTTCCTCCTCTTCCTGAAGGTGCAAGTGAAAGTGCAAAAGAGTCATTTATTAAAACTTATAACAAAATGGAAGAGAAACTTTTAAGTGGACAATTAGATGATAAAAAAATTGAAATTGAACTTCCTAAAAAAACACATGTAGAAATAATTGACTCATCAATGCCAATGGATATGACTTCAATGCAAGAAAGTTTATCTAAGATGTTAGGTGGATTAAACAAAGAAAAAGTAAAAAAAGAAGTGTCAATTAAAGATGCAAAAGTTTTATTAAAAGATGTGGCAAGTGAAAAATTATTAGACCAAGAAGCAATTAAAATCGAAGCGATTAAAAGAGCTGAAAATGGTGGGATAATTTTCTTAGATGAAATTGATAAAATTGCAACAAGTTCAAAAACACAAAATCAAGATCCATCAAAAGAGGGTGTTCAAAGAGATTTACTTCCTATAGTAGAAGGAAGTAGTGTTCAAACAAAATTTGGTCAAGTAAAAACAGATCATATTTTATTTATAGCTGCTGGTGCATTCCATGTTTCTAAGCCAAGTGATTTACTTCCAGAATTACAAGGAAGATTTCCTTTAAGAGTTGAATTGAATTCTTTAGATGAAGAAGCACTTTATAAAATTCTTACAAATACAAAAAATTCATTACTTAGACAATATAAAGCACTTCTTGAAGTTGAAGGTGTTACTTTAGAATTTAAAGATGAAGCAATTAGAGCTTTTGCAAAATATTCTGTAAGTGCAAATGAAAAAACAGAAGATATTGGAGCTAGAAGATTACATACTGTAATTGAAAAAGTAATAGAAGATATAAGTTTTTCTGCTGATGAAAAAAAAGGTGAAACAATTATAATTGATGAAGCTTTAGTTGAAGAAAAACTTGATGATATTGTTGAAAATGAAGATACAGCAAGATATATCTTGTAG
- the hslV gene encoding ATP-dependent protease subunit HslV: MFEATTILAYKGENQAVIGGDGQVTFGNSVLKGNATKIRTLYNGQILAGFAGSTADAFNLFDMFEEHLQTTKGDLLKAVIAFSKAWRKDKVLRRLEAMMIVLNKEHIFILSGTGDVVEPEDGKIASIGSGGNFAISAARALAKHSNLQPEDLVKESLMIAGDLCIYTNQNIKILKIED, encoded by the coding sequence ATGTTTGAAGCTACTACGATATTAGCATATAAAGGTGAGAACCAAGCCGTAATTGGTGGTGATGGTCAAGTTACATTTGGTAATTCTGTATTAAAAGGTAATGCTACTAAAATTAGAACATTATATAATGGTCAGATTTTAGCAGGTTTTGCTGGAAGTACAGCAGATGCTTTTAATCTATTTGACATGTTTGAAGAGCATCTTCAAACTACTAAAGGAGATTTATTAAAAGCAGTAATTGCATTTTCTAAAGCTTGGAGAAAAGATAAAGTTTTAAGAAGATTAGAAGCTATGATGATTGTATTAAATAAAGAACATATATTTATTTTAAGTGGTACAGGAGATGTAGTGGAACCAGAAGATGGTAAAATTGCTTCAATTGGAAGTGGAGGTAATTTTGCAATATCAGCTGCGAGAGCACTTGCAAAACACTCAAATTTACAACCAGAAGATTTAGTGAAAGAATCACTTATGATTGCTGGTGATTTATGTATATATACAAATCAAAATATAAAAATTTTAAAAATAGAGGATTAA
- the rplI gene encoding 50S ribosomal protein L9: MKVLLIKDVKSLGKAGEVKEVKDGYGKNFLIGKGLALHATNDVLKKYEAQKKREKEIEAEEIAQAEILAEKLNATKLTIKHKIGANGHLIGSVTNKEISDALEKDFEIIIDKKNITVDKKIKAPGIYEVDCKLGHAVHANLKIDIIGE; the protein is encoded by the coding sequence GTGAAAGTATTATTAATAAAAGATGTGAAAAGCTTAGGTAAAGCTGGTGAAGTAAAAGAAGTAAAAGATGGATATGGTAAAAACTTCTTAATAGGAAAAGGACTGGCTTTACATGCTACTAATGATGTACTAAAAAAATATGAAGCTCAAAAGAAAAGAGAAAAAGAAATAGAAGCTGAAGAGATTGCACAAGCAGAAATTTTAGCTGAAAAACTTAATGCTACAAAATTAACAATCAAACATAAAATTGGTGCAAATGGACATTTAATTGGTTCAGTTACAAATAAAGAGATAAGTGATGCACTTGAAAAAGATTTTGAAATTATTATTGATAAAAAGAACATTACTGTTGATAAAAAAATAAAAGCACCTGGAATTTATGAAGTTGATTGTAAATTAGGTCATGCAGTTCATGCAAATTTAAAAATTGATATTATTGGAGAGTAG
- a CDS encoding recombinase family protein: MSKIFSFVRVNKNNESYTQQQKKILEDYIHKKNIKIFQSIEIEINTPNEEKNMLDFLKNCQSKTTLLVADLNVFARTTETILEIVKFLLSNKIRIIVIKQNLDLIDDNDMLTQMILGVISMTLKLEKELMSIRTKEALTAKKLEGAHLGKPKGTIQKSKFDSQREKIEELLSVGLSVRKIAKLLGYSNHIGLNNYVKKRNIRENLKNTLDIAS, from the coding sequence GTGTCTAAAATTTTCAGTTTCGTTCGTGTGAATAAAAATAATGAGTCATATACTCAACAACAAAAAAAGATTTTGGAAGATTATATTCATAAGAAAAATATTAAAATTTTTCAAAGTATAGAGATAGAAATTAATACTCCAAATGAAGAAAAAAATATGTTGGATTTTCTAAAAAATTGTCAAAGTAAAACAACACTTTTGGTTGCAGATTTAAATGTATTTGCTAGAACTACTGAAACTATTTTAGAAATAGTTAAATTTTTACTTAGCAATAAAATTAGAATTATTGTGATTAAACAAAATTTAGATTTGATTGATGATAATGATATGTTAACTCAAATGATATTAGGTGTAATTTCTATGACATTAAAACTTGAAAAAGAGTTAATGAGTATTAGAACTAAAGAAGCATTAACTGCAAAAAAATTAGAAGGTGCTCATCTTGGTAAACCAAAAGGTACTATTCAAAAATCAAAATTTGATTCACAAAGAGAAAAAATAGAAGAACTTTTATCTGTAGGATTATCAGTTAGAAAAATAGCAAAATTATTAGGATATAGTAATCATATAGGATTGAATAATTATGTTAAAAAAAGAAATATAAGAGAGAATTTGAAAAATACTCTTGACATAGCAAGTTAA
- a CDS encoding UbiX family flavin prenyltransferase codes for MKLVVAITGASGASLTLKFVDKLPENIDVYLVVSNSAKTALKLEENISIRNYFDKKENITILKDNNISACIASGSFGVDKMIVLPCSMNTLAKCAVGISDTLITRAFTVMLKQKKDIILAPREMPYNPIILENMLKLSKLGITIAPPNLGYYSKQQTLEDMENFLIGKWFDLLGIENNLYKRWE; via the coding sequence TTGAAATTAGTTGTTGCTATAACAGGAGCAAGTGGAGCAAGTTTAACTCTTAAATTTGTTGATAAACTTCCTGAAAATATTGATGTTTACTTAGTAGTTTCAAATAGTGCAAAAACAGCTTTGAAACTTGAAGAAAATATCTCAATAAGAAACTATTTTGACAAAAAAGAAAATATAACTATTTTAAAAGACAATAATATATCAGCATGTATTGCATCTGGTTCTTTTGGTGTTGATAAAATGATTGTATTACCATGTTCTATGAATACTCTTGCAAAATGTGCAGTAGGAATTTCAGATACTTTAATCACTAGAGCTTTTACGGTAATGTTAAAACAAAAAAAAGATATTATTTTAGCACCTAGGGAAATGCCTTATAATCCAATTATTTTAGAAAATATGTTGAAATTATCTAAACTTGGTATAACTATTGCTCCTCCAAATCTTGGGTATTATTCAAAACAACAAACTCTTGAAGATATGGAAAATTTTTTAATTGGTAAATGGTTTGATTTATTAGGTATTGAAAATAATTTATATAAAAGATGGGAATAG
- the coaD gene encoding pantetheine-phosphate adenylyltransferase, which produces MENNTQPNEGSYKKAIYSGTFDPITNGHMDIIRRASFIFDEVVIAVAKSEAKNPMFSHEQRVEFAKQATKDLSKVKVIGFDTLLVELATEMKINTIIRGLRAVSDFEYELQMGYANSSINKNIETLYLMPTLKNAFVSSTIVRELIRFNGSFFHLVPKEVLECI; this is translated from the coding sequence ATGGAGAATAACACACAACCAAATGAGGGATCTTATAAAAAAGCTATTTATAGTGGAACATTTGATCCAATTACAAATGGACATATGGACATCATAAGACGTGCTTCATTTATTTTTGATGAAGTAGTTATAGCTGTTGCAAAAAGTGAAGCAAAAAATCCAATGTTCTCACACGAACAAAGAGTAGAATTTGCGAAACAAGCAACAAAAGATTTATCAAAAGTAAAAGTTATAGGTTTTGATACATTATTAGTTGAATTAGCAACTGAAATGAAAATAAATACAATAATAAGAGGATTAAGAGCAGTAAGTGACTTTGAATATGAGTTACAAATGGGCTATGCTAACTCCTCAATAAATAAAAATATAGAAACACTTTATTTAATGCCCACTTTAAAAAATGCTTTCGTTAGCTCTACAATAGTAAGAGAATTAATTAGATTTAATGGAAGCTTTTTTCATCTTGTACCAAAAGAAGTTTTAGAATGTATATAG
- the tmk gene encoding dTMP kinase produces MYIVIEGIDTAGKSTQLDILANKYKDAVFTKEPGGTKIGSKLRQMVLGGEAKSKLAEMFLFLADRAEHMQEIVNKNKNKIVISDRSMISGIAYAKHLPLDDVIKLNLLATENTLPSHVILLKLSKEELKKRLSLKEHDSIESRGIDYLIDIQNRMEETIKKLNLNYIFIDASLSIEKISKNIEDFLNE; encoded by the coding sequence ATGTATATAGTTATAGAAGGGATTGATACAGCTGGAAAATCTACACAATTAGATATTTTAGCTAACAAATATAAAGATGCTGTTTTTACAAAAGAGCCAGGTGGAACAAAAATTGGATCAAAATTAAGACAGATGGTTTTAGGTGGAGAAGCAAAATCAAAACTTGCTGAAATGTTTTTATTTCTTGCAGATAGAGCAGAACATATGCAAGAAATTGTAAATAAGAATAAAAATAAAATTGTTATTTCTGATAGATCAATGATATCTGGTATTGCATATGCAAAACATTTACCATTAGATGATGTAATAAAACTAAATTTATTAGCAACAGAAAATACTCTTCCAAGTCATGTTATTTTATTAAAATTATCAAAAGAAGAATTGAAGAAAAGATTATCTTTAAAGGAACATGATTCAATTGAATCAAGGGGAATTGATTATTTAATAGATATTCAAAATAGAATGGAAGAGACAATTAAAAAATTAAATTTAAATTATATATTTATAGATGCAAGTTTAAGTATTGAAAAGATTTCAAAAAATATAGAGGATTTTTTAAATGAGTAA
- the hisS gene encoding histidine--tRNA ligase, with protein MSKEKVIQSLRGMKDISNEESKLFTYFCENAAKIAKNYGFEYIETPILEETSLFKRSVGESSDIVNKEMYQFIDKGENDVCLRPEGTAGVVRSFIQNKLDRAGGIKKWYYHGPMFRYERPQKGRLREFHQFGVEVFGISSVYEDANIIMMLKEILDFFQIGHKLQLNSLGCKECMPIYRENLVKHLTSFKEELCEDCNRRIKTNPIRVLDCKNEKCQNLLKDAPKITYNLCNSCNEDFNKLKEILDFNNVDYEIDSNLVRGLDYYSKTAFEFVSDEIGSQSAIAGGGRYDRLVEFLGGRETPGVGFAIGIERLLELVKINEKSEDIYYVGALSEDALNQAIKVANLKRKTNKTYIEYTPRGFGKHFNLAEKNGANIVVLIGDDELKSNMLYVKNISTQEEKKIKVEEL; from the coding sequence ATGAGTAAAGAAAAAGTTATACAAAGCCTAAGGGGGATGAAAGACATATCAAACGAAGAGAGTAAACTATTTACTTACTTCTGTGAGAATGCTGCAAAAATTGCAAAGAATTATGGTTTTGAATATATAGAAACACCTATTTTAGAAGAGACTTCACTATTTAAAAGAAGTGTGGGAGAGAGTTCAGATATTGTAAATAAAGAGATGTATCAATTTATAGACAAAGGTGAAAATGATGTTTGTTTAAGACCTGAAGGAACAGCTGGTGTTGTAAGAAGTTTTATTCAAAATAAATTAGATAGAGCTGGTGGTATAAAAAAATGGTACTACCATGGTCCAATGTTTAGATATGAAAGACCACAAAAAGGAAGATTAAGAGAGTTCCACCAGTTTGGGGTTGAAGTATTTGGAATAAGCTCTGTTTATGAAGATGCAAATATAATAATGATGTTAAAAGAAATATTAGATTTTTTTCAAATAGGACATAAACTTCAATTAAACTCTTTAGGTTGTAAAGAATGTATGCCAATATATAGAGAAAATCTAGTAAAACATCTTACAAGTTTTAAAGAAGAACTTTGTGAAGATTGTAATAGAAGAATAAAAACTAATCCAATTAGGGTATTAGATTGTAAAAATGAGAAGTGTCAAAATCTATTAAAAGATGCTCCAAAAATTACATATAATTTATGTAATTCATGTAATGAGGATTTCAATAAATTAAAAGAAATATTAGATTTTAATAATGTCGATTATGAAATAGATTCTAACCTTGTTAGAGGTTTAGATTATTATTCTAAAACTGCCTTTGAATTTGTAAGTGATGAAATTGGTTCTCAAAGTGCAATTGCAGGTGGAGGAAGATATGATAGATTAGTAGAATTTTTGGGAGGACGTGAGACTCCTGGTGTAGGATTTGCAATAGGAATTGAAAGATTATTAGAATTAGTAAAAATAAATGAAAAAAGCGAAGACATCTATTATGTTGGGGCATTAAGTGAAGATGCTTTAAACCAAGCTATAAAAGTGGCAAATTTAAAAAGAAAAACAAATAAAACATATATAGAATATACTCCAAGAGGTTTTGGTAAACATTTTAATCTTGCAGAAAAAAATGGTGCGAATATTGTGGTTTTAATTGGTGATGATGAATTAAAATCTAATATGTTGTATGTTAAAAACATTTCAACACAAGAAGAAAAAAAGATAAAAGTTGAGGAATTGTAA